In the Nocardioides panaciterrulae genome, CCCGGTGCGTCCAGGACGAACACGGCGACCTGGTCCGCCCCGACTGGGCGGGCGGAGACGCGGCGGGTTCCGGTCGGGCCGGACACCTCGAACACGACAGGCGCGTCGGTGCTGACCTTCAGCTCCCACAGCGACCCGACCCGGCGGGCCTTCGGCGTCCGCGGCGCGGGCTTCTTCTCGGCCCGCTCGGTCGTGTCGGTCATGATGCCTCCAGCTGGATCTCGGTCTGGGTGGTGATGGCCACGGCGATGTAGGCCTGGCCACTGAGCTCGATGGAGCCGGGCCGGCCGACCTCGAAGAGGCCGACCAGATCAGCGATGACGAACAGGACGCCCTCGACCAGGCCGTCTAGCTCGTCGGCGCGCTGCTCGTTCACGCCTGGGCCCGCGACCACCACGATCTGGTGGTGCACGATCACCCCGCCGAACGCCGCCCCCTCCAGCGAGATGTAGGGCTCGGCCGGGGCCACGTAGACCATCGGCGGCTGAGCGATCTCGGGGACGGTGCTGAAGGCGAAGTAGCCGGCAGCGGTCAGCGCGTCCTTGAGCTCGGTGCGCTTGGCGACCAGGGCGCTCACGCGAACCCCATGTCGGTGATCCAGCGGCTCAGCAGGCCGTAAGCGGGGCGCAGAGGGTCGGCGCCGATCCGCACCGGCACAGAGGCGCCGCCGTCAGGGGTGCTGAACTGCTGGGTGAGCACACCGTTCGGGGCACGGCGCTGGTTGAACAGCTCGACCGCGACCGCGAGCCAAGCCTTCTCGGCAATCACGGTCGGCAGGTCGGTCAGGTAGGTGGCGCCGGCGTACTGCTTGAGCAGCTCATTGGCGACGCTCACGCAGTTGCTGAGGACCGTATCGCTGACCGTCGCGGCCGGGACGTTGTTGAGCTCGGCGCGCAACTGGGTGGCGTCGACAGCCATGGCCCGGTCCTTCCTTCGAAGTTGGTTGGCGCTGCCGCCCGTCGACGAGGACGACGGACGGCAGCGCGTCCTTGGCGATCAGCCCTTCTTGGCCGGGGTGGCCTTCTTGGCGGTCTTCTCGCGGGTCTCGACGTTCCCGCCTGGGGCCGGCCGGGTCTCGACCTTCGGGGCGTCCTTGCTGCCGCCGGACGCCTGCTCGACGTGGCCGGCGGAGATCATGCCCTTGGCGACGTGGTCAGGCAGATCGATGGTCTTGCCGACTGCCGGCCAGGGGGCGCCGTTGTAGAGCCCCGTCTGGGCGACCTTGATGCGGACCTTCATGTGCTCTCTCCTTCGACGCTCAGTGGTCGGCGGGGGACGGCCGCCCAAGGTCTAGCCCTGGGCGGCCGTCACCTCAGGTCACGCCGCCGGGGTGGCGAGGTGCTTGACCGCGTTGGGGTCGATCGCGACCGAGCCCGTGCGGACGATGCCGCGGAACTTGGTCTGGTCGTTCTCGAAGCCCGCGTCGGTGGACCGCTCGAAGCGCAGGCCGCCCGCGATGCGGACGTACAGCGCCGACCAGTCACCGAAGAAGATGGGCTTCTTCGAGGCGGCGAACCCGTCGAACTCGGGGACGATCTTCACCGGCTTGCCGAGAACCATGTCCGGGTCGCCGGCGACCAGGGCCGGCTGCCACACAGGCTCGCCGGTCGAGGTCTTCAGCTTGCGGACCACGGCCGCGGCCTGGTCGTTCATGCCGAACATGGCGCCGGTCCGGTAGGCCGGGAGCACCGAGTGGAACAGGTCGATCAGCAGGTCGGAGCCCTGGCCAGCGGTGTCCTGCGAACCGAGGTTGGTCAGGACACCGGCCGGGCTGGTCACACCGGCGGTGGTGAACCCGGAGGCAGCAGCGGCGGCCGCGATGGCGGCGACCTTGTTGCCCAGGCGGCGTCCGGCGTTCCGGGCCAGGTAGCCCTCGAGGTCGAACGTGGCGTCCTGGATCAGCTCGTTCGGCACGTTGGTGATGAAGCCGTACTTGCTGACCGAGAGGTCCACCGTGGTGATGGTGGAGTCGGACTCGACGACCGGGTCGTTCGGGTTCAGGACGGCGCCGTCGACGTCGGCGTGCGCGGTCGCCTTCGGCATCGGGATGGTGTTGCCATCCGAGGTGTCGAACAGCGTCACGCCGGCCTGCAGCAGCTCGGAGGCCGCCAGGGCGTACTCCCACAGCTGGCCGTAGACGCCGGCCTTGCCCAGGCCGCCGGCGCCGGACATGTCGCGGCTCTCCTCGGCGCGGCGGCTCTCGGTGAGCCGGGTCAGGAGGCCCCGGACGGCCGGGATGTCGTAGGCGCCGCGGCTCTCGTCGCGGGCCCACTTCGCGAACTCGGACTCGGCGTCGTTGCCGCGCTCCTCGGGCTCGCGGCCGGTGACCTTGCGGAAGGAGTCCTCGAGCTCTTTCGCGCGGGTCTCGCCGTCGATGATCGACTGCGCCCGCGTGGCGAGGGCGTCCACCTCGGCGTTCATCGCGTCGAACTTGGACTGCTCCTCGCTCGAGAGGTCGCGGCCCTCCTGCACGGCGCCGCTGGCGAGGTTCTGCATGTCCTTGACGAGCGCCGCGCGGCGCTCCATGAGCTGGTCTGCCACGGAGGTCATGGCTGATCCCCTTTCCGGGACGAAGTTGGTTGGTGCTGGTCATCCCGGTGGGGTCGCCCTGCCGGATGCGCCGTGCCCCGGCGCTGGGGTGGTGCTGCTGCCCGACGCGGGTGGGTTCGTCCTGCCCGCGCGTAGGCAGTGGTCAGTGCTTGGCCTTGAGGGGGCTGAGGTCGACGGCCTTCGCCGCGGCCAAGGCGACGGCGGCCGAACGCTTCACCGGAGCGCCCCTGTCGGTGCGCTTGAAGAACTTGGTCAGCTCGTTGTGCTGGGCGAGCGAGCGGACCTCCTCCGGCGCAGCGTCGAACTTCTGGGCGAGGTGGCGCAGGGCGACGGAGGTGTCCTCGTAGGCCGGGGTGTTGACCGGTGCGACGTCCATGAGCCGGCCGGAGACCAGCGTGCGGAGTGGGAACCCCTGGTCGGTCGTCGTCCACTCCTCCTCGAACACCATGAAGGCGAACGAGGACTGGGCGACGTCGCCGCGCTGCACGAGCTCGTACA is a window encoding:
- a CDS encoding phage major capsid protein codes for the protein MTSVADQLMERRAALVKDMQNLASGAVQEGRDLSSEEQSKFDAMNAEVDALATRAQSIIDGETRAKELEDSFRKVTGREPEERGNDAESEFAKWARDESRGAYDIPAVRGLLTRLTESRRAEESRDMSGAGGLGKAGVYGQLWEYALAASELLQAGVTLFDTSDGNTIPMPKATAHADVDGAVLNPNDPVVESDSTITTVDLSVSKYGFITNVPNELIQDATFDLEGYLARNAGRRLGNKVAAIAAAAAASGFTTAGVTSPAGVLTNLGSQDTAGQGSDLLIDLFHSVLPAYRTGAMFGMNDQAAAVVRKLKTSTGEPVWQPALVAGDPDMVLGKPVKIVPEFDGFAASKKPIFFGDWSALYVRIAGGLRFERSTDAGFENDQTKFRGIVRTGSVAIDPNAVKHLATPAA
- a CDS encoding HK97 family phage prohead protease, translating into MTDAERRFTSVRVEVRAGSDKALTIGGYAAKFERFSQNLGGFVERIAPNFFNKSRGDNWPGVVARYNHDDNMLLGTTQAGTLRLGVDDVGLDYQVDLPSARGDVYELVQRGDVAQSSFAFMVFEEEWTTTDQGFPLRTLVSGRLMDVAPVNTPAYEDTSVALRHLAQKFDAAPEEVRSLAQHNELTKFFKRTDRGAPVKRSAAVALAAAKAVDLSPLKAKH